The genomic window ATTTGCGTATGTGGATTCGAATGGGAATTTGGTCTTCCAGCAGTGTTTTGTTGCGGGGACGTTGGTTCATACGAAGAACGGCTTAGTTCCAATTGAACAAGTTAGAGCTGGAGATTTGGTTCTTTCCTACAACGAGTTCGGAGAAGAATTGGAATACAACCGAGTTCTCAAAACGTATGTTCGGCAAACGGAGACAATCTACAAACTAACTTATGAAAACGGAAGAATCGTAGAGACGACAGCGAGTCATCCATTCCAGATTGAAGGCAAAGGTTGGGTAGAAGTGAAAGACTTGCGAGTGGGAGACAGATCAATCCTTTCCAACGAGAAGACACTTTCGATTACATCGATCGATATCGAAGAGAGAGAAGAGACGGTTTACAACTTAAAAGTAGAGGATGCTCATACTTACTTTGTCACCGAAGACGCGATTCTGGTTCACAACGCGAATTACAATTCCGAGACAGGAATTTTTGATACGAATCGTTTTACATTAGAAAAAGCTGACCCAACAATATTGAACAAACTGTTCGTATCGTCCTCCGAAAGTCCGAGTCTCTTTGACAAACTATTAAACAAACTTGG from Leptospira yasudae includes these protein-coding regions:
- a CDS encoding polymorphic toxin-type HINT domain-containing protein, whose translation is MDSNGNLVFQQCFVAGTLVHTKNGLVPIEQVRAGDLVLSYNEFGEELEYNRVLKTYVRQTETIYKLTYENGRIVETTASHPFQIEGKGWVEVKDLRVGDRSILSNEKTLSITSIDIEEREETVYNLKVEDAHTYFVTEDAILVHNANYNSETGIFDTNRFTLEKADPTILNKLFVSSSESPSLFDKLLNKLG